The Leishmania infantum JPCM5 genome chromosome 19 region TGTGCGGGCGTGGGTGGCCACCCTGTCGAAGCGTGGCGTCGTGGAGGCGACGAAGCGGGACTTCCAACGCGAGGCGTCGCTCGGGCTCTCCACTGGCGTGTcctccggcgccgcagggGGTGGCGCGTCCATCGCCAGCGGCGTTAGTCTGAACTTTGCAGCGCTCTTCACACGTGATGCATCCGCCTCgctggcgccaccgcgactCCCCAACGCGAGCTCGGCAGTGTTGCCAGCCACCGGTGGTCATTTTTCCCTGTCCAACCTTGTCTccaccatcggcggcggtggaatgaacggcgcagcagcgagcagcgacggcgcaggtggGACGGCCGCGACCGCCGAAGACGgtgccgcggaggaggagaggctcGGGTCTATCTTTACCACAatggcgcgcagcacggccaCCTCCATGAACTTCTTGAACAAGCTCAAGCGTGGTGACGGAAAGCAGTGACGCGGGCGGCATGAGGCGCGGCGTGCAACACTCCCTCGGTCGGCCACGACAGAGAAGTGACTGCACAGCCCACGCGGCGCTATTCACGTGGGCCGCATGACGCCAACGAGGCAATCACACCCTGGGCATGTGGCAGCGCGGGCTTTTCGAGTGTTTCCTTGTTTTCTTTGCCCTTTGTTTCCTCCTGTTGCGTTGTGACGTGCAGGCGCGGGTGGTGGACACGGTGCCGATGCACACCAGAAAAAGTCTACGTGTGGCGTGCCTGTCGTTCTTTGGCGCCCTTTTCCCGCGACGTGGGAGACTTGGCCGACGACGGGGTGAAGGAAACGAAACGAcggcgcacgccgcacacactctgcttcctctctcttgtccCACAGCTGCACGCAAACGGTGGAAGTTTGGTTGCACGCTCTCTATATATCCTTGTCTAGACACGTCGTCGATGCACACCGGGGCTGTGCTTCGCTGGGATTCAGTAAAGCGCGAGCTGCCGAGACAGCGAAGAAAAGGCCTCTGTCATGATTGCGGTACGAAAGGGAGCCCCACGGCCGCGTTCTGAACCGTTTCGTACCTATTCAGCATACATGAAAGCACTCAAGTTaccacaaacacacgcgcgcgcttgaATACAAGACTATCATCATTACTAATGGCGCCAACGTACCCCGAGCCTCGTCTCCTACGCACTGAGCCTCCATGCATCTTTCATTCGCCTTGCTCTCTCCGTCCACACCGCCCCTTCTCTTGTTGCTCCACGacccgcacgcgcacatccgCCAGCCTGCTCATTGGGATCCACTAACGACCAAGATACACAAAGCATGCaaggccacacacacattttATGCAACGCTGCTCCATAGCATTTTTccgcctcgccctcttcttgcCCTGCGCTTCGTTGTGAAAGCCCTACCTTTtcgtccaccaccaccaacccCGTCCGAACCCTGCATTCACACCTCCCTTGACGATTTCCTTGCCCTTTTCCATCTCACCGAGTCGTTTTCtccgcttcctcttcttccttccaccccacctccacccacacacagctCTCCGACATCATGTCCGCCTaccacagcagcaacccTGTCGAggcccgccgcgccgagtgcgcgcgcctgcaggcCAAGTACCCCGGCCACGTCGCCGTGGTTGTCGAGGCGGCCGAAAAGGCCGGCAGCAAGGCGCACttcctcgcgctgccgcgcgacgccaccgtcgccgagcTCGAGGCGGCCGTGCGCCAGGCGCTCAGCACCAGCGTCAAGAAGGTGACGCTCGCCATCGAGGGCTCCGCCCCGGCGGTGACCGCCGCGGTCGGCGACATCGCCGACGCCTGCAAGCGGGACGACGGCTTCCTGTAcgtgagcgtgcgcaccgagCAGGCCATGGGCGGCATCGCTGGTCTCTGCTTCGCCAGCGACTCCGGCGGTATGTAACCAGCGCGGCCTTCGCGCTTCCCATCCTCTCTGTTCGTcttcccctcacccctcccctctcctcccagTGACTTTGTCC contains the following coding sequences:
- the ATG8B.1 gene encoding putative ATG8/AUT7/APG8/PAZ2, with the protein product MSAYHSSNPVEARRAECARLQAKYPGHVAVVVEAAEKAGSKAHFLALPRDATVAELEAAVRQALSTSVKKVTLAIEGSAPAVTAAVGDIADACKRDDGFLYVSVRTEQAMGGIAGLCFASDSGGM